A window of the Bacteroidales bacterium genome harbors these coding sequences:
- a CDS encoding GxxExxY protein encodes MITQKYINDIAYKIVGWAIEVHKNLGPGLLESVYQTCLIEELSDSGLIVQSQLYVSIKYKGKVLGGPLKLDLLVNDLIIIELRAVDVMIPLYKAQLLSYLKLTGKPKGLLLNFHCENIVEQMIPLVTAEFSKLPKS; translated from the coding sequence ATGATTACGCAAAAATATATTAACGATATTGCTTACAAAATTGTGGGCTGGGCTATTGAAGTGCACAAAAATCTGGGTCCGGGGCTATTAGAATCTGTGTATCAAACATGTCTGATCGAAGAATTATCAGATTCCGGTCTGATTGTTCAATCTCAGCTATACGTATCGATAAAATATAAAGGAAAAGTTCTAGGCGGTCCGTTAAAGCTTGATCTCTTGGTCAATGACCTGATTATTATTGAATTAAGAGCTGTTGATGTAATGATTCCGTTATATAAAGCACAACTACTATCTTATTTGAAACTAACAGGTAAACCGAAAGGGTTATTACTCAACTTTCATTGTGAAAATATCGTAGAGCAAATGATTCCGCTTGTTACAGCAGAATTTTCCAAACTACCCAAATCCTAG
- a CDS encoding Fic family protein yields MSTYIYQQQDWPNFTWNYERISGILGTVRNLQGKLMGKMEVLGFSLREEALLETLTLDVLKSTEIEGVILPSDQVRSSIARHLGMDVAGLDPSDRYVEGVVQMTLDATQHAEQPLTPARLFNWQAALFPTGRSGIYKITVGDWRKDESGPMQVVSGAYGKERVHYQAPAAVDLDKEMKAFLDWFNTAETLDPVIKAGIAHVWFVIVHPFDDGNGRIARAIADMQLARADGSKQRFYSMSAQIRHEQKAYYNILEKTQKGGLDVTEWLHWFLYCLNNALSATDTTLSKVLFKAKFWESNRSVIMNERQRLMINKLLEGFEGKLTSSKWAIINKCSADTALRDMTDLISKGILRKEAAGGRSTGYELNG; encoded by the coding sequence ATGAGCACTTACATTTATCAACAACAAGACTGGCCAAATTTTACCTGGAATTATGAGCGAATATCCGGCATACTGGGAACGGTCAGAAACCTGCAAGGGAAACTAATGGGGAAAATGGAGGTTTTGGGCTTTTCATTAAGAGAAGAAGCCTTACTGGAAACCCTGACACTTGACGTGTTGAAATCTACTGAAATAGAGGGCGTTATATTGCCATCCGACCAGGTACGCTCATCGATTGCAAGGCACCTGGGAATGGATGTTGCAGGTTTGGATCCATCAGACAGGTATGTGGAAGGTGTGGTTCAAATGACGCTGGACGCAACACAGCACGCTGAACAACCACTCACACCAGCTCGGCTGTTCAACTGGCAAGCTGCTTTGTTTCCGACCGGCAGAAGCGGAATTTATAAGATCACCGTCGGTGACTGGAGGAAAGACGAATCGGGACCAATGCAGGTTGTTTCCGGGGCATACGGAAAAGAAAGGGTGCATTACCAGGCTCCTGCTGCTGTCGACCTTGATAAAGAAATGAAGGCTTTCCTGGATTGGTTTAACACGGCTGAAACCCTTGATCCGGTGATCAAAGCAGGCATTGCGCATGTGTGGTTTGTTATAGTCCATCCATTTGACGATGGAAACGGAAGAATTGCCCGGGCAATTGCCGACATGCAGCTTGCACGGGCCGATGGTAGCAAACAGCGGTTTTACAGCATGTCAGCCCAGATCAGGCATGAGCAGAAGGCTTATTACAATATTCTTGAAAAGACCCAAAAGGGCGGCTTGGATGTGACCGAATGGTTGCATTGGTTTCTGTATTGCCTGAATAATGCTTTATCGGCCACCGATACAACCCTTTCGAAGGTATTATTCAAAGCAAAGTTCTGGGAAAGCAACAGATCAGTGATCATGAATGAGAGGCAGCGGCTGATGATCAATAAGTTGCTTGAAGGGTTTGAAGGTAAGCTTACCTCTTCCAAATGGGCTATTATCAATAAATGTTCTGCTGATACAGCGTTGCGCGATATGACAGACCTGATTTCAAAGGGTATCCTTCGAAAAGAAGCCGCAGGAGGAAGAAGCACAGGCTATGAGTTGAATGGTTAG